A genomic stretch from Bacillus sp. N1-1 includes:
- a CDS encoding YggS family pyridoxal phosphate-dependent enzyme — MDVRESLATIKKQINAAAEASSRNPERVNVVAVTKYVSVERTKEALDAGLTHFGESRDEGLLEKVEALGTTPSWHFIGTLQSRKVKEVLPFVDYIHSLDRRSLAKEIQKRADREINCFVQVNVSGEDSKHGLSLDHTIPFIESLKEFSSIKVIGLMTMAPHTDDRNEIRSVFKQLRELGERIQNLSLSHAPCNELSMGMSNDYEIAVEEGATYVRIGSSLVGNEK, encoded by the coding sequence GTGGATGTAAGAGAAAGTTTAGCTACAATTAAAAAACAAATAAACGCAGCAGCCGAAGCTTCTAGCCGAAACCCAGAGCGAGTAAACGTGGTAGCTGTTACAAAATACGTAAGTGTTGAACGTACAAAAGAAGCACTCGATGCAGGATTAACGCATTTTGGTGAAAGTCGTGATGAAGGACTTTTAGAAAAAGTGGAAGCACTTGGGACAACGCCCTCCTGGCACTTTATCGGAACGCTACAATCACGTAAAGTAAAAGAAGTTCTTCCGTTTGTAGACTATATTCATTCACTTGATCGTCGTTCTTTAGCAAAAGAAATACAGAAACGAGCGGACCGTGAAATAAACTGTTTTGTACAGGTGAACGTGTCCGGGGAAGATTCCAAGCATGGCTTATCATTAGATCATACGATTCCTTTTATTGAATCGCTGAAAGAGTTCTCATCGATTAAAGTGATCGGGTTAATGACAATGGCTCCGCATACAGACGATCGAAATGAAATTCGATCAGTCTTTAAGCAACTCCGAGAGCTTGGAGAACGTATTCAAAACCTTTCACTCAGTCATGCTCCATGCAACGAGCTTTCGATGGGCATGTCTAACGATTATGAAATTGCAGTTGAAGAGGGTGCAACATACGTTCGAATTGGATCGTCACTTGTCGGTAATGAAAAATAA